The following coding sequences lie in one Primulina huaijiensis isolate GDHJ02 chromosome 2, ASM1229523v2, whole genome shotgun sequence genomic window:
- the LOC140970716 gene encoding SKP1-like protein 21 isoform X4, protein MTEVDSDIIKPEMLKAYVWLQTSDDSTQQVEQEVAMFCPFIRHEIHYGMGSSKNHPISLPSRVNPPMLSLILDYCRFHQIPGRSNKERKYFDEKLVRMETKRLCELTSAADSLQLKPLVDLTSRALARVIEGKTPEEIREIFHLPDDLTEEEKLEPIKNTMDDPRIRLLNRLYARKRKELKEREIQRSVEVEEEHADERSVDDLLSFINGGEGDSKGTRNSKNKKKNRRRKDHQKSIPSNCTTISNGNPVDKNNKESNELNSAGSKPSRNGDSLPSHFDATKLPVIGDDRFVPEDEFDDCDLDDDIDPALKEKIDREVADFARRLNSDWPERMQEILSLGQERRPPPPPLMNNGNGSSRRFTSQDQHRK, encoded by the exons ATGACAGAAGTTGATAGTGACATAATAAAACCTGAG ATGCTGAAGGCTTACGTGTGGCTTCAAACTTCTGATGATTCAACACAACAAGTGGAGCAAGAGGTTGCTATGTTTTGTCCTTTCATACGTCATGAAATACATTATGGCATGGGATCTTCAAAGAATCACCCCATTTCCCTTCCTTCAAGGGTTAATCCTCCCATGCTGAGTTTAATACTCGACTATTGCCGTTTTCATCAAATACCAGGTCGCTCTAACAAG GAGAGGAAGTACTTTGATGAAAAGTTAGTTCGAATGGAAACTAAAAGACTTTGCGAGTTGACATCTGCTGCTGACAGCTTGCAACTAAAACCTTTGGTTGATCTCACCAGTCGTGCACTTGCACGGGTGATTGAAGGAAAGACTCCTGAAGAGATACGAGAGATATTTCATCTACCTGATGATCTCACAGAG GAAGAGAAGTTGGAGCCAATTAAAAACACCATGGATGATCCTAGAATTCGGTTGTTGAATAGATTGTATGCAAGAAAGagaaaagaattaaaagaaagGGAAATACAAAGG AGTGTTGAAGTCGAAGAGGAGCATGCGGATGAGCGTTCAGTTGATGATCTCTTGTCATTTATTAATGGAGGCGAGGGAG ATTCTAAAGGTACTCgtaattctaaaaataaaaagaagaatcGTAGGAGGAAAGACCATCAAAAATCCATTCCTTCAAACTGCACTACCATTTCAAACGGCAATCCTGTGGATAAGAATAACAAG GAATCAAATGAGCTTAATTCTGCAGGCAGTAAGCCATCAAGAAATGGTGATTCTCTGCCCAGCCATTTTGATGCGACGAAGTTGCCAGTTATCGGAGATGATAGATTTGTGCCTGAAGATGAGTTTGATGATTGTGATTTAGATGATGACATTGACCCtgctttaaaagaaaaaatcgaTCG GGAGGTTGCTGACTTCGCAAGAAGATTAAATTCTGATTGGCCTGAAAGAATGCAAGAGATACTGTCTCTGGGTCAAGAGAGacgaccaccaccaccaccactaaTGAACAATGGAAATGGTTCTTCGAGAAGATTTACAA GCCAAGATCAGCACCGGAAATGA
- the LOC140970716 gene encoding SKP1-like protein 21 isoform X1 — translation MTEVDSDIIKPEMLKAYVWLQTSDDSTQQVEQEVAMFCPFIRHEIHYGMGSSKNHPISLPSRVNPPMLSLILDYCRFHQIPGRSNKERKYFDEKLVRMETKRLCELTSAADSLQLKPLVDLTSRALARVIEGKTPEEIREIFHLPDDLTEEEKLEPIKNTMDDPRIRLLNRLYARKRKELKEREIQRSVEVEEEHADERSVDDLLSFINGGEGGILTDKCFTDSKGTRNSKNKKKNRRRKDHQKSIPSNCTTISNGNPVDKNNKESNELNSAGSKPSRNGDSLPSHFDATKLPVIGDDRFVPEDEFDDCDLDDDIDPALKEKIDREVADFARRLNSDWPERMQEILSLGQERRPPPPPLMNNGNGSSRRFTSQDQHRK, via the exons ATGACAGAAGTTGATAGTGACATAATAAAACCTGAG ATGCTGAAGGCTTACGTGTGGCTTCAAACTTCTGATGATTCAACACAACAAGTGGAGCAAGAGGTTGCTATGTTTTGTCCTTTCATACGTCATGAAATACATTATGGCATGGGATCTTCAAAGAATCACCCCATTTCCCTTCCTTCAAGGGTTAATCCTCCCATGCTGAGTTTAATACTCGACTATTGCCGTTTTCATCAAATACCAGGTCGCTCTAACAAG GAGAGGAAGTACTTTGATGAAAAGTTAGTTCGAATGGAAACTAAAAGACTTTGCGAGTTGACATCTGCTGCTGACAGCTTGCAACTAAAACCTTTGGTTGATCTCACCAGTCGTGCACTTGCACGGGTGATTGAAGGAAAGACTCCTGAAGAGATACGAGAGATATTTCATCTACCTGATGATCTCACAGAG GAAGAGAAGTTGGAGCCAATTAAAAACACCATGGATGATCCTAGAATTCGGTTGTTGAATAGATTGTATGCAAGAAAGagaaaagaattaaaagaaagGGAAATACAAAGG AGTGTTGAAGTCGAAGAGGAGCATGCGGATGAGCGTTCAGTTGATGATCTCTTGTCATTTATTAATGGAGGCGAGGGAG GGATCCTTACAGATAAATGCTTCACAGATTCTAAAGGTACTCgtaattctaaaaataaaaagaagaatcGTAGGAGGAAAGACCATCAAAAATCCATTCCTTCAAACTGCACTACCATTTCAAACGGCAATCCTGTGGATAAGAATAACAAG GAATCAAATGAGCTTAATTCTGCAGGCAGTAAGCCATCAAGAAATGGTGATTCTCTGCCCAGCCATTTTGATGCGACGAAGTTGCCAGTTATCGGAGATGATAGATTTGTGCCTGAAGATGAGTTTGATGATTGTGATTTAGATGATGACATTGACCCtgctttaaaagaaaaaatcgaTCG GGAGGTTGCTGACTTCGCAAGAAGATTAAATTCTGATTGGCCTGAAAGAATGCAAGAGATACTGTCTCTGGGTCAAGAGAGacgaccaccaccaccaccactaaTGAACAATGGAAATGGTTCTTCGAGAAGATTTACAA GCCAAGATCAGCACCGGAAATGA
- the LOC140970716 gene encoding SKP1-like protein 21 isoform X5, giving the protein MTEVDSDIIKPEMLKAYVWLQTSDDSTQQVEQEVAMFCPFIRHEIHYGMGSSKNHPISLPSRVNPPMLSLILDYCRFHQIPGRSNKERKYFDEKLVRMETKRLCELTSAADSLQLKPLVDLTSRALARVIEGKTPEEIREIFHLPDDLTEEEKLEPIKNTMDDPRIRLLNRLYARKRKELKEREIQRSVEVEEEHADERSVDDLLSFINGGEGGILTDKCFTDSKGTRNSKNKKKNRRRKDHQKSIPSNCTTISNGNPVDKNNKESNELNSAGSKPSRNGDSLPSHFDATKLPVIGDDRFVPEDEFDDCDLDDDIDPALKEKIDRESENGPKKVRSRYGACIIWIPMMRRFITLFG; this is encoded by the exons ATGACAGAAGTTGATAGTGACATAATAAAACCTGAG ATGCTGAAGGCTTACGTGTGGCTTCAAACTTCTGATGATTCAACACAACAAGTGGAGCAAGAGGTTGCTATGTTTTGTCCTTTCATACGTCATGAAATACATTATGGCATGGGATCTTCAAAGAATCACCCCATTTCCCTTCCTTCAAGGGTTAATCCTCCCATGCTGAGTTTAATACTCGACTATTGCCGTTTTCATCAAATACCAGGTCGCTCTAACAAG GAGAGGAAGTACTTTGATGAAAAGTTAGTTCGAATGGAAACTAAAAGACTTTGCGAGTTGACATCTGCTGCTGACAGCTTGCAACTAAAACCTTTGGTTGATCTCACCAGTCGTGCACTTGCACGGGTGATTGAAGGAAAGACTCCTGAAGAGATACGAGAGATATTTCATCTACCTGATGATCTCACAGAG GAAGAGAAGTTGGAGCCAATTAAAAACACCATGGATGATCCTAGAATTCGGTTGTTGAATAGATTGTATGCAAGAAAGagaaaagaattaaaagaaagGGAAATACAAAGG AGTGTTGAAGTCGAAGAGGAGCATGCGGATGAGCGTTCAGTTGATGATCTCTTGTCATTTATTAATGGAGGCGAGGGAG GGATCCTTACAGATAAATGCTTCACAGATTCTAAAGGTACTCgtaattctaaaaataaaaagaagaatcGTAGGAGGAAAGACCATCAAAAATCCATTCCTTCAAACTGCACTACCATTTCAAACGGCAATCCTGTGGATAAGAATAACAAG GAATCAAATGAGCTTAATTCTGCAGGCAGTAAGCCATCAAGAAATGGTGATTCTCTGCCCAGCCATTTTGATGCGACGAAGTTGCCAGTTATCGGAGATGATAGATTTGTGCCTGAAGATGAGTTTGATGATTGTGATTTAGATGATGACATTGACCCtgctttaaaagaaaaaatcgaTCG AGAGAGTGAAAATGGACCAAAGAAAGTGCGGTCCCGATATGGAGCTTGTATTATTTGGATACCCATGATGAGAAGATTTATTACCTTATTTGGTTGA
- the LOC140970716 gene encoding SKP1-like protein 21 isoform X2 has product MTEVDSDIIKPEMLKAYVWLQTSDDSTQQVEQEVAMFCPFIRHEIHYGMGSSKNHPISLPSRVNPPMLSLILDYCRFHQIPGRSNKERKYFDEKLVRMETKRLCELTSAADSLQLKPLVDLTSRALARVIEGKTPEEIREIFHLPDDLTEEEKLEPIKNTMDDPRIRLLNRLYARKRKELKEREIQRSVEVEEEHADERSVDDLLSFINGGEGDKCFTDSKGTRNSKNKKKNRRRKDHQKSIPSNCTTISNGNPVDKNNKESNELNSAGSKPSRNGDSLPSHFDATKLPVIGDDRFVPEDEFDDCDLDDDIDPALKEKIDREVADFARRLNSDWPERMQEILSLGQERRPPPPPLMNNGNGSSRRFTSQDQHRK; this is encoded by the exons ATGACAGAAGTTGATAGTGACATAATAAAACCTGAG ATGCTGAAGGCTTACGTGTGGCTTCAAACTTCTGATGATTCAACACAACAAGTGGAGCAAGAGGTTGCTATGTTTTGTCCTTTCATACGTCATGAAATACATTATGGCATGGGATCTTCAAAGAATCACCCCATTTCCCTTCCTTCAAGGGTTAATCCTCCCATGCTGAGTTTAATACTCGACTATTGCCGTTTTCATCAAATACCAGGTCGCTCTAACAAG GAGAGGAAGTACTTTGATGAAAAGTTAGTTCGAATGGAAACTAAAAGACTTTGCGAGTTGACATCTGCTGCTGACAGCTTGCAACTAAAACCTTTGGTTGATCTCACCAGTCGTGCACTTGCACGGGTGATTGAAGGAAAGACTCCTGAAGAGATACGAGAGATATTTCATCTACCTGATGATCTCACAGAG GAAGAGAAGTTGGAGCCAATTAAAAACACCATGGATGATCCTAGAATTCGGTTGTTGAATAGATTGTATGCAAGAAAGagaaaagaattaaaagaaagGGAAATACAAAGG AGTGTTGAAGTCGAAGAGGAGCATGCGGATGAGCGTTCAGTTGATGATCTCTTGTCATTTATTAATGGAGGCGAGGGAG ATAAATGCTTCACAGATTCTAAAGGTACTCgtaattctaaaaataaaaagaagaatcGTAGGAGGAAAGACCATCAAAAATCCATTCCTTCAAACTGCACTACCATTTCAAACGGCAATCCTGTGGATAAGAATAACAAG GAATCAAATGAGCTTAATTCTGCAGGCAGTAAGCCATCAAGAAATGGTGATTCTCTGCCCAGCCATTTTGATGCGACGAAGTTGCCAGTTATCGGAGATGATAGATTTGTGCCTGAAGATGAGTTTGATGATTGTGATTTAGATGATGACATTGACCCtgctttaaaagaaaaaatcgaTCG GGAGGTTGCTGACTTCGCAAGAAGATTAAATTCTGATTGGCCTGAAAGAATGCAAGAGATACTGTCTCTGGGTCAAGAGAGacgaccaccaccaccaccactaaTGAACAATGGAAATGGTTCTTCGAGAAGATTTACAA GCCAAGATCAGCACCGGAAATGA
- the LOC140970716 gene encoding SKP1-like protein 21 isoform X3: MTEVDSDIIKPEMLKAYVWLQTSDDSTQQVEQEVAMFCPFIRHEIHYGMGSSKNHPISLPSRVNPPMLSLILDYCRFHQIPGRSNKERKYFDEKLVRMETKRLCELTSAADSLQLKPLVDLTSRALARVIEGKTPEEIREIFHLPDDLTEEEKLEPIKNTMDDPRIRLLNRLYARKRKELKEREIQRSVEVEEEHADERSVDDLLSFINGGEGGILTDKCFTDSKGTRNSKNKKKNRRRKDHQKSIPSNCTTISNGNPVDKNNKESNELNSAGSKPSRNGDSLPSHFDATKLPVIGDDRFVPEDEFDDCDLDDDIDPALKEKIDREVADFARRLNSDWPERMQEILSLGQERRPPPPPLMNNGNGSSRRFTMLS; the protein is encoded by the exons ATGACAGAAGTTGATAGTGACATAATAAAACCTGAG ATGCTGAAGGCTTACGTGTGGCTTCAAACTTCTGATGATTCAACACAACAAGTGGAGCAAGAGGTTGCTATGTTTTGTCCTTTCATACGTCATGAAATACATTATGGCATGGGATCTTCAAAGAATCACCCCATTTCCCTTCCTTCAAGGGTTAATCCTCCCATGCTGAGTTTAATACTCGACTATTGCCGTTTTCATCAAATACCAGGTCGCTCTAACAAG GAGAGGAAGTACTTTGATGAAAAGTTAGTTCGAATGGAAACTAAAAGACTTTGCGAGTTGACATCTGCTGCTGACAGCTTGCAACTAAAACCTTTGGTTGATCTCACCAGTCGTGCACTTGCACGGGTGATTGAAGGAAAGACTCCTGAAGAGATACGAGAGATATTTCATCTACCTGATGATCTCACAGAG GAAGAGAAGTTGGAGCCAATTAAAAACACCATGGATGATCCTAGAATTCGGTTGTTGAATAGATTGTATGCAAGAAAGagaaaagaattaaaagaaagGGAAATACAAAGG AGTGTTGAAGTCGAAGAGGAGCATGCGGATGAGCGTTCAGTTGATGATCTCTTGTCATTTATTAATGGAGGCGAGGGAG GGATCCTTACAGATAAATGCTTCACAGATTCTAAAGGTACTCgtaattctaaaaataaaaagaagaatcGTAGGAGGAAAGACCATCAAAAATCCATTCCTTCAAACTGCACTACCATTTCAAACGGCAATCCTGTGGATAAGAATAACAAG GAATCAAATGAGCTTAATTCTGCAGGCAGTAAGCCATCAAGAAATGGTGATTCTCTGCCCAGCCATTTTGATGCGACGAAGTTGCCAGTTATCGGAGATGATAGATTTGTGCCTGAAGATGAGTTTGATGATTGTGATTTAGATGATGACATTGACCCtgctttaaaagaaaaaatcgaTCG GGAGGTTGCTGACTTCGCAAGAAGATTAAATTCTGATTGGCCTGAAAGAATGCAAGAGATACTGTCTCTGGGTCAAGAGAGacgaccaccaccaccaccactaaTGAACAATGGAAATGGTTCTTCGAGAAGATTTACAA TGCTCAGTTAG